Part of the Virgibacillus necropolis genome, CAAGGCTGCATCCTTCATACCGTAGCGAATGTTTTTTTCAACAGTCATGTGAGGAAATAATGCATATTCTTGAAATAAGTAGCCAATATTTCGTTTTTGAACTGACATAGGCTTTTCGTTCTGGTAAAGGAATCTATCATTTAATTTTATCGCTCCTGAATCTGGACGCGCAAGCCCTGCAATACAATTCAATAGCGTAGTTTTACCTGAACCAGATGGACCAAACAAGACAACGATTTCATTGCCTACGTTAAACTGTATATTCAATGAGAAGTTCTTCAGCCGTTTAGTGATATCTACTGTAAGCATCGCATAACCTCCATTATTTTTCGTTTGTAAACTTTAAAATGTTGCGTCCACTCCACCAATTCAACCATAAAATTGCACTGAATCCTATGATAAGCATACTAATTACCCAAAATACAGCTTTGTCCGTATTGCCTGACTCCACAGCAAAATAAATTGCAATCGGAATCGTATCTGTTTTATTTGGGATGTATCCTGCAATCATTAAGGTAGCTCCAAATTCACCTAGCGCTCTTGCAAAAGTTAGTACAAGCCCTGCTAGAAGTCCAGGCCATGCAAGTGGAAAAGAGATTGTCCAGAATACCCGCCATTTTGATCCTCCCATTGTATATGCAGCATTTTCAATATTAGAATCATAGGTTTGGAAAGCGGCTGATGCGCTCTGATACATTAATGGAAAGGAGACTACTGTGGCAGCTATCACAGCCCCTATCCATGTGAAAACAATCTGAAAATCAAATGTTTGTAATAAAAAACTTCCAATTGGTCCATTTTTTCCGAACATATATAATAAGCCGAAGCCAATGACTGTGGGTGGTAATACTAAAGGAAGCATTAAAACCGATTCGATAATTCGTTTTCCAGGAAATTGATTTCTTGCTACAAGTCTCGCAAAAAGTATTCCGAAAACAAGTACGATGCACGTGGCAATGCTAGCTATTTTTAACGATAAAATAAGCGGTGTATAGTTCATTGACACTCAGAACCTCCATATAAATCAGTTACTTTAAAAAACCATAATTTTCTAGAATAACCTGTGCTGAATCAGATTGAAGATATTCCACAAAGTCCTTTGCTAACTCTGGGTGTTCTGTTGTGGACATAACCGCGGCTGGATAAATGATTGGTGGATACAAGCTGGAATCGATTTCCATAAGTGCTTGAACATTTTCAGCGCGGTGAAGGTCAGTGCCATAGACAAACCCGATTTCTACGTTACCTGATTCCACATAGGTAAGTACTTGACGAACGTCTTTCGCGTAAACAAAGTGCCCAATAAGCTTGTCCGATAGACCTACATTAGTCAATGCTTCTTTAGCGTACTTTCCAGCTGGAACACTTTCAGGATTGCCTATCGCAATTTGTCCAAGGGAGTTTGGATTAATGTCCTTTAGTGAGTTTACCTTTTTATTTGAATCTTTGTGTGTTATCAAAACAAGGCTATTTTTTGCAAAATTCATCCGTGTATTAGGAGAAATCAGGTTATCATGCTCCAATACATCCATCCAGTATTGGTCAGCTGATAAAAACACATCAACAGGTGCGCCTTGCTGAATTTGTTGAGCTAGTTTACCAGAACCACTAAAATTAAGAGTAAGGTTTACATTAGGGTTCTCCGCCTCATAATCCTCACTAATTTTTTCAAGAGCGCCAGATAGGCTAGCGGCAGCAGAAATAAAAAGTTCTTTTTCCACTGTATCAGATGATTCACTACAGGCTACTAAGATTGAAAAAAGAAAACAAATAGCTACTAGTCGTTTTACCATTGTAGCCCTCCTTTATCCAGTTCGCTTTTTACGTTTCGGGTAAACTAGTATGGTTTTTAGTAAAACAAATAAAGAATAAATAAAGAAAACCCACAGCATACTATCATCGGTGGAAAATAGTAAGGCTGTAATGGTATAAATTAAAAATGGAATCGTTGTTGCATAGGCTGCAATTTTCCATAATAAAGGAAAGCGTATTTTTCTATTTAAGCTCTTAGCTACCCAAGTAAATGAATAGGCTACTACAGATAGAGTAACAAATACGATTATTGTTAACGGGAGATAGTAAAACATAAAGAAAAATATTAGTAAAAAAAATATGCCCATATCAGATCCTGGATCATTTAATTCAGTTATTCGCCCTAAAAATGCAGGTATAGCAACGATAGCCATGATAATGAACATATACACAACGGTTATATCCATTCCAATACGATTCAATTGAAATACAGCGTTTTTGCTTGGTAATTTAATGCTATGTAGAAAAGCTTTCCAGAATATCATAGGTTTTCATCCTTATTATATTTTTCACTCGCATGTACCATTATAGTAAAAATCAGCCATAAAGTCGCTCTTTGGCCATGAACAATTGATGACAGTTTAGATTCATTAGTCAATATTCGACAATTATTGCCCGGGAAATAATCGTTAATCATTACTTCTTTTAACAATTAGAACAAAAATCGTGTTATCATATTATAATGAGATTAAAATAGTTAATGGTTTTATATTATTAATGAGGTGCAATTATAGATGAATCGATCGAAAATACTAACGGATGGGGCACTTTTAACAGCGATTTATATTGTTTTGTTATTAATAACTGTTTTCGTCCCGTTAATTGAATTAGTTGCTATATTTTTATTACCTGTTCCATTTATTGTTTTTGCGTATAGATATGATTGGAAGCCAGCGCTAATTATGTTTGCTGCTTCTATTGTGTTATCTTCCATTTTTGCGACACTATTTTCTATACCCGCCACAGTTCTAATGGGACTAGGGGGATTAATGATAGGGAGTGCTATGCATAAAAAGCTAACACCATATGAAACATGGGCTCGTGGAACTCTCGGGTTTATTGTTGGTTTATTATTTATTTTTCTAACCAGTCAGCTGATTTTTAATGTGAATTGGATAAGTGAAATCGATACGATGATTGATGAATCTATGGGGATGAGTCAGAGCCTGATGGAGCAAGTTGGTCTAGGTGGTTCAGAGGAACAATTGGAAATGTTAGAACAACAGGCGAATATGCTGAAAGATTTAATCCCTGTTGGAGTAGCATTTATTGCAATTTTGTTAGCGTTTATTAGCCAGTGGTTTGGTTATAGATTAATTAACCGATTAGATAAGAAAAAATTTCATTTTCCACCATTTAGAGATTTAAGGTTACCAGTATCACTTGTTTGGATTTACTTTTTCGCATTAATTTTTACCATGTTCCAGTTTGACCCATCAAGCATTTTCTATCATGCAATTAATAATGTGCTTGTATTAGCTGGATTATTAATGACGCTCCAAGGATTTTCATTTATTTTTTTCTATACGCATCACAAAAACAAGTCAAAGGCAATTCCGATTGTTATTGTAATTGTGACCTTCCTATTGCCATTTCTTTTACTTTATCTTGTTCGTATTCTAGGTATAATAGATATAGGATTTCGGCTACGTGATCGCATTTCAAAAGATAAGAAATAGTTAGGAATAAGGTGTAGGAGTTGAATTCCATGCCAGATATGCAAAAAAAGCCAACACTAAGCAGACATTTATGGATAATTTACATTTTATCTATCATTTTGCTCGGGTTTATTTGGTACTTTCAATGGATAATCGGTCTTGTCATGACAGTTGTTCTAGTTGGATCTTTTTATTATAGTATTCGTACGGAAAAAACGTTAATGAATAAGACGGAGGAATATATATCAACGCTTTCACACCGGGTACGAAAAGTTGGTGAGGAAGCGTTATTAGAAATGCCAATTGGAATTGTGTTGTTTAACGATGATTACTTTATTGAGTGGGCAAACCCCTATATGAACCGATTCGCAGCTGAAGATACGTTAGTCGGAAAATCCTTAAATTTATTATCAGAGGAATTGATTCCGATGATAAAGGAACATAAAAACGAAATGTGGTTTCAGCTAGATGGGTATGAATTTCAAACTACTATTAAAAAAGAGGAACGGTTATTGTATCTGTTTGATCGAACGACGCAAACAGAAATTCAACAGCTTTATCATAATGAGCAAACAACGCTCTCTATTATTTTCTTAGATAACTATGATGAAATCACACAAAACTTGGATGATACGGTTAAAAGCCAGTTGAATTCAAAGGTTACGTCTGTATTAAATAACTGGGCTAATGAAACTGGGATGTATTTAAAGCGGACGTCACAGGATCGGTTTATTGCTGTGGGTACAAAAGAAATTTTAAACCAACTTGAAAAATCAAAGTTTGATATCTTAGATGAGGTTCGGGAGCTAAACGCTGAACGGAATATTCCTGTAACGCTTAGTATTGGGATTGGGCTTGGAAGTGTTGACCTTCCTGCAATTGGTGAATTAGCACAGTCAAGTCTTGACCTGGCATTAGGACGCGGAGGAGACCAGGTAGCAATTAAGGATGATACGGGAAAAGTTCGCTTTTATGGCGGGAAAACAAATCCAATGGAAAAGCGTACGCGTGTTAGAGCTAGGGTTATCTCGCATGCTTTAAAACAATTAGTAAAAGAAAGCGACAATGTTATTATTATGGGGCATAAAGCACCAGATATGGACTCTATAGGAGCGGCAATAGGAATTTTAAACATTGCGAAGACGAATGGTGTAGAAGGGTTTATCGTTTTTGATCCTGATGACGTTAGTACTGGTGTTTATCGATTAGTAGATGCGATCCGGGAAGAAGAAAGTCTATGGCAGCATTTTGTTGACCCAGAAGAGGCCGAGGATATTATTTCAAATCGGAGTTTGGTGGTAGTTGTAGATACCCATAAGCCAGCTCTTGTTTCAAATGAACGCTTGCTAAACAAAACAGAGTACAAAGTGGTAATTGATCACCATCGTCGAGCTGAGGAGTTCATTGCAAATCCTACATTGGTATACATGGAACCATATGCGTCATCAACAGCCGAACTAGTTACGGAATTACTTGAATATCAACCGAAAAGCCTTAAATTGAAAATGCTCGAAGCAACAGCGCTTTTAGCAGGAATTATAGTAGATACGAAAAGCTTCACATTACGAACAGGCTCGCGTACATTTGATGCGGCATCCTATTTACGATCGAAGGGTGCAGATACAATATTAGTACAACAGTTTATGAAAGAGGATTTAGAAATATATATAAAAAGAAGCAAGCTAATAGAACGTGCTGAGGTTTACCGTGACTCCATTGCTATTTCAAAAGGGAAGAATGGTGAAGTTTATGGTCCTGTATTAATTGCACAGGCTGCAGATACCCTCTTAACAATGAGCGGAATAAACGCATCATTTGTAATATCTGAGCGTAGTGATGATAAAATTGGAATTAGTGCTAGGTCACTAGGTGATGTAAATGTTCAAATTATCATGGAAAAAATGAACGGTGGAGGTCATTTGACCAACGCAGCCACTCAAATTGAAGATACTTCAATAGAAGATGCTGAAGCACTATTAAGAGATATACTTGAAGAGTATTTAGAAGGAGGAGACGTACAATGAAAGTGATTTTTGTAAAAGATGTAAAAGGTAAAGGTAAAAAAGGTGAAGTGAAAAATGTCTCTGACGGTTATGCACGAAACTATTTACTAAAAAATAAACTAGCTGAAGAAGCAAATGCGGGAAATATGAAAGCCTTAGAAGCAAAACAACGTAAGGAAGATCAAATTGAGCAAAAAGAAAAAGACGAAGCCATTGAGCTAAAAGATAGTTTAGCAGATTTAACGGTAGAAATGAAGGCAAAGTCGGGTGATGCAGGTCGTTTATTCGGATCCATTACAAGTAAACAAATTGCTGAGGCATTAGAAAAAGAGCATGGCTTTAAAATTGATAAACGTAAAATAGAACTAGACCAGCCAATACGCGCACTAGGTTATACAACAGTACCAGTTAAAATTCTTCCTGAGGTATCTGGTTCTATCAAGGTACATGTATCTGAACAAAAATAACTAAAAAGCTTTTTAGGCTCCTTACGCTGATCTTTTTCAACATTCAGGTGTGAGCCTTTCTTTTTGCACGTAAGGATACGCCTGTATAAGAAATAATTTTTAGTGGCTATCAGTATAAGTGCAACTAAAGATTTCAAAAAATACCTCTATGTGAGGGGGAATTAATATGAGTGACACATGGAATGACCGTACACCACCACATAATATAGAAGCAGAACAAGCGGTAATTGGGGCTATATTTTTAGAGCCAGAAGCATTTTCAAGTGCATCTGAACTTCTATTACCAGAAGACTTTTACCGAGCGAGTCATCAACGGATTTATGAAACGATGATGAAGCTTTCCGATAAAGGTGAACCAATTGATTTAGTGACTGTAACGACCTCATTATCCAATGCTAAAATACTGGATGAAGTGGGGGGAGTTTCTTATTTAACAGATGTGGCTGGAAGCGTACCAACCGCAGCTAATATTGGTTACTACAGTAAAATTGTGGAAGAAAAGTCGGTGTTACGCCGATTGATTCGTACTGCGACAGATATTGTGACCACAAGCTTTTCCAAGGAAGACGAGATAGAAGACGTTTTAAACGATGCTGAAAAAAATATTCTTGAAGTTTCCCACCGTAAAAATTCAGGTGCATTTCAAGCAATTAAAGATGTTTTAATTGATGTTTACGATAATATTGAAAGCTTACACCATCAAAATGCAGATCTAACAGGTGTTCCATCAGGTTTCCGTGATTTGGATCGTATTACATCTGGGTTTCAGCAAAACGATTTGATCATTATTGCTGCACGACCATCTGTTGGTAAAACCGCATTTGCTTTAAATATCGCACAAAACGTTGCAATTAATACCGATGAAAATGTGGCTATCTTTAGTCTCGAGATGGGTGCAGACCAGCTAGTTTCAAGGATGCTTTGTGCAGAAGGAAACATTGATGCTCAAAGGCTACGGACAGGAAGTCTTGAGGCGGAAGATTGGAGTAAGTTGACGATGGCGATGGGTAGTTTGTCAAACGCAGGGATCTATATTGACGACTCCCCTGGTATTCGTGTAAGTGAAATCCGCTCAAAATGTCGCCGCCTGAAGCAAGAGCATGGACTTGGCATGATTGTGATTGATTATCTACAACTAATTCAAGGAAGTGCAAACTCACGTGATAACAGACAACAAGAAGTTTCCGAAATTTCTCGTTCATTAAAAGGACTAGCACGTGAGTTAAATGTCCCTCTTATTGCATTGTCACAGCTATCCCGTGGCGTGGAACAACGTCAGGATAAGCGGCCAATGATGTCTGACTTACGCGAATCTGGAAGTATTGAGCAAGATGCAGATATCGTTGGATTTTTATATCGTGATGATTACTATGATTCCGAATCAGAAAAACAAAATATAATTGAAATCATTATTTCAAAACAGCGTAACGGTCCAGTTGGGAATGTTGAATTAGCATTTGTTAAGGAATATAACAAATTCGTTGATTTAGATCACCGGTATCAAGAAAGTGATATTCCACCAGTTCCTATGCAGGCTTAAGCGAGGTGTGTCTCATTATTCGAGGCACACTTTTTTTGATTGTAGGCATAAGAAACTAGGCATAACGAGAGAGTACATTTGATAAATCGGAATAACAACTGATAAATAACTCTTTTAGCTATTGGTTTGCCGAACGTTAAAGTAATCATATAATGCAATGTTCGTATTTTAACTTGACTATTTTGTGTACAATTGATAAAATTACGCTGTTACTTACTAAAATACAAATGATAATACAGTGGAGGTGCACTATGTCCTCAGTAGTTGTAGTTGGAACACAGTGGGGAGACGAGGGAAAAGGTAAGATTACCGATTTTCTTTCTCAGAATGCAGAATTAGTTGCAAGATACCAGGGTGGTAATAACGCTGGGCATACGATTAAGTTTGATGGAATTACGTACAAATTGCATTTAATCCCATCTGGAATTTTCTTTCCAGATAAAATTTGTGTATTAGGGAACGGAATGGTTATTGATCCGAAAGCGTTTGTTGCGGAGCTTGCGTATCTTCATGAGCGTAATGTTACAACAGATAATTTACGAATTAGTAACCGGGCGCACATCATTTTACCGTACCATTTAAAACTAGATATTCTTCAAGAAGAAGAAAAAGGTATCAATAAAATAGGAACAACTAAAAAGGGGATTGGACCAGCATATATGGACAAGGCAGCACGTGTTGGAATCCGTATCGCTGATCTTCTAGACAAAGAAACGTTCCGAGCAAAAGTAGAACAAAATGTTACAGAGAAAAACCGCTTATTTGAAAAAGTATATGAAGTTGACCCAGTAAGCATAGACGCGATTGTCGATGAGTATTATGAATACGGGCAGCAACTTGCTAAGTATGTCGTGGATACATCGGTCGTATTAAATGATGCGCTTGATGATGGACGTCGTGTGTTGTTTGAAGGTGCTCAAGGGGTAATGCTTGATATTGATCAAGGAACATATCCGTTTGTTACGTCTTCCAACCCAATTGCAGGCGGTGTTACTATCGGTTCTGGTGTTGGACCAACGAAAATCAATCACGTTGTTGGTGTATCAAAGGCTTATACAACTCGTGTTGGTGATGGACCGTTTCCAACTGAATTACATGACGCGATTGGTGATCAAATTCGTGAAGTTGGCCGTGAATATGGAACGACTACAGGAAGACCGCGCCGCGTAGGTTGGTTCGATAGTGTTGTTGTAAGACATGCTAGACGTGTCAGTGGAATCACAGATTTATCGCTTAACTCACTAGACGTACTAACCGGAATTGAAACCTTGAAAATATGTGTTTCCTACAAGTATAAAGGACAAGTGATGAATGAATTTCCTGCAAGCCTAGCCGTTTTGGCTGACTGTGAACCAGTATACGAGGAAATGCCTGGTTGGACAGAGGACATTACTGGAGTTAAGAGTCTTCATGAGTTACCTGCGAATGCACGTCATTACTTGGAGCGTATTTCTCAGTTAACAGAGATTCCTTTATCAATTTTCTCAGTTGGACCGGACAGAATGCAAACAAATGTAGTACGAAGTGTATATAGCTCCTGATTTGTGAGAAGTAAATCACTTATAGAGGATGTTCAAAAATTCACCAAATGGTAAATGGCGAACTACTTGTTTCTAATTTGCTGACTTTTTGAACAATGCACTTATAATTGAATGATACAACAGAGACTAACTCACTAATTATATGATGAGTTGGTCTTTTTTCCCGTTCTACGCTTTTCTTTGTGTAGAATAAGACATTTAGGCTAAAGTACGCTAAAATAGAGAATAAGAATGTCTTAAAAGGATGTGTCGGAAATGAGTCAAAAAATATTAGTAGTAGATGATGAACAGCCAATTGCAGATATATTAAAATTCAATTTAGAAAAAGAAGGATATGAAGTGGTTTGTGCCTATGATGGAGATGAAGCGGTCGAGCTTGCTGAGTCGGAAAAACCAGACTTGGTCCTATTAGATATTATGCTACCAAATAGAGACGGAAATGAAGTATGCCGTGAGATTCGCAAAACGCAGTCCATGCCAATTATTATGCTAACAGCGAAGGATTCAGAAATTGATAAGGTATTGGGACTTGAGCTTGGTGCAGATGACTATGTGACAAAGCCATTCAGTAACCGTGAACTCGTTGCAAGAGTCAAGGCGAATCTTCGTCGTCAACAAACAGTTCCAGATGATTCGGTGAAAACAACAAAGGACATAGTTATTGGTAGTTTGGTGATTCATCCAGATGCTTATGCTGTATCGCGTGATGGAGAACAAGTTGAACTAACTCATCGTGAATTTGAACTTCTTCATTATCTAGCAAGGCATATAGGTCAAGTTATGACCCGTGAGCATTTGCTTGAAACAGTGTGGGGATATGATTATTTTGGAGATGTTCGAACAGTCGACGTGACTGTGCGTCGATTACGTGAAAAAATTGAAGAAAGCCCAAGTAATCCAACTTGGATTGTTACACGTAGAGGTGTTGGGTATTATTTACGAAATCCTGAGCAGGAGTAGGTTTTTATGAAGAAGGTAGGCTTCTTTCGGTCCATACAATTAAAGTTCATTATAATCTTTATTTTACTTCTGCTTGTTGCGATCCAGGTAATTGGATCATATTTTGTAGGGAACTTGGAGAAAAATCTAACGGATAGCTTCAAGCAATCCGTTAATAGTCAAGTGGACTACTTAAAACTTAATTTGGAACAGGCCTTTGCAGAGAAGCGTGTAGAAGGCGCTGATGAACAAACGTTAGAGGATGAAGTACAAGAAATTGTGAGTGGTGTGGATCGAGATGATATTACGAGCTTCCAAGTTGTTAACCTACAGGGTGTAATTATAGGTACCAATGATTATACAGACAATATTGGCAGAAAAACGAACAATAGATATGTTCAAGATGTTTTGCAAGATGTCTCGGTATATCGAAATACAATAGAGAGAGTATTTTATAGAGCTGTACCACTTAAAGATAATGCTGGTGAGGTAGTAGGTGCAATATATTTAGAAGCTTCCATGGATAGTGTGTACAAGCAGCTTAAAGACATTAATCAAATTTTCCTAAAAGGATCGATATTAGCTGTTACAGTATCAGCTTTATTGGCTGTATTGATTGCTAGAACTATTACGAAGCCCATTAAGGAAATGCGTCGACAAGCTCAAACCATGGCAAAAAGTGATTTTTCACAGAAGGTAAATGTCTATAGCTCAGATGAAATTGGTAATCTAGCTGAAACGTTTAATGACCTGAATGACAAATTAAAGCATTCACAGGCAACGACTGAAGAAGAGCGCAGAAAGTTGAGTTCTGTTCTCTCAAACATGTCTGATGGTGTAATCGCAACAGACCATAAGGGCGCTGTCACATTAATGAACGAGGCGGCGGCTAAATTGATTGAAAAAGATCCAGATGATGTAAAAGGTGTTTTTTTACTAGATGTTATACAGTTAAGTGAAAAAGTAGTCGATATCTCAGATTTACAGGATACTGGGTCAATGATCATTGACTATAGTGAGGAAGATGAGACTTTTCTTATTCGAGCAAACTTCTCGATTATTTCCGATGAAGATGAAGAAGTCACTGGATTTATTACAGTAATAAGTGACGTAACAGAGCAGGAAAAGGCTGAACAAGAACGGCGTGAATTTGTATCCAATGTATCACATGAGCTAAGGACACCATTAACAACGATGCGTAGTTACATTGAAGCATTGACAGAGGGCGCTTGGGAAGACAAAGAGATTGCCCCGAAATTTCTAGGTGTTACCCAAAATGAAACAGAGCGAATGATTCGAATGGTAAACGATCTCCTGCAGCTGTCAAAAATGGATCATAAAGATTATGGATTGCACAAAGAGCGCACAGAATTTAGTGCATATTTTCATCATATTATCGATCGTTTTGAGATGAATGTTGCGGAAAGGATTAATCTAAAAAGAGATTTACCCAGTGGACAGTACTTTGTCTATTTAGATAAAGATAAGATGACACAGGTTTTGGATAATATTATTTCAAATGCTATTAAATTTTCCCCAAATGGTGGCTCGATCCGATTTAGGGTAGAAAAACAAAAATACCAATTAGTAATAAGCATTCAAGATGACGGGCCAGGAATTGCTTATGAAAAACTTGATAAGATATTTGAGCGGTTTTATCGCGCGGATAAAGCACGGAACCGTAAGCTTGGAGGGACTGGCTTAGGTCTTGCAATTGCAAAGGAACTAGTTGAGGCACATCACGGTAAGATTTGGGCAAAAAGCAAAGAAGGTAAGGGGACAACCATTCTCTTTACACTTCCGCTAATGAACCAGAAGCGGAGGAATCTATCATGAAGTTAGAAATGATTAAATCCTTTATACTAACCTTTTTAGTGGGAATTAGTTTATTGCTTACATTTGGTCTTTGGAGTTATGAACCAAATAATGAACCTAACACGGGTCAAAAACTTCAAAATGTTGTAGATATTGGCGGTCAAGGGGATTTAGAAAAACAAGACCTCATTAGACCTAGCTCCATAATATTTCATGCGAATAATGAACATTATGGTTTTGCTGACCCAGGTGATATGCTCTCTCTATACGAGGACATACAATTTTGGACACTATATGATTTTCAACTAACACAAGAAAAAGAACAATCTTTGCATACCGAACAAGTAGAGATTGATTTTCCTACAGCTATTCCAATGGAAGCTTTGCGTAGTCTTTTAACAATTAGCAATGTCGATTCAATTACATTACCCACATGGTCCTTTGACCAAATCATTATTACATTCAACCAAAGACGTGAAATATTGGAAGTACATTTTATTTCAGAGAATAATCGTCAACAAGCAACAGCTCTAGTAAACAACCCAGATAAATATAATAAGTTGTGGGCTTATATTACAGAAAAAAAAGGTTTAAGCGAATTAATAGCTTTTGATACTGGTGAAAAGTCAATATACATTCCACTCAACGATGTTACATTAGATAGAAGACAGTATACTGTAGATTATATTGACCCAACTAAATTAGTGAGTGCACTATTTCCCGAAACTACGTTAGTAAGTGAATCAGGTAATTACTATAATGATGGGACTCGAGAATTGCGTGTACTAAATAATTTTCTGAGTATGCGGTTTATCAATTCGGCACTTCAGGAATCCGAATATACCCGAATTCCTGTACTAGATTTACTGAATTTTAGTATTAGGAATATAAATGATCATAAAGGGTGGACAGGTGACTATAAACTTATAAAGATTGATCCACAGTCAAATATGGTACGTTACCAAATGTATTATGAGGGTTATCCTACTTTTAGTAATGCTAACCTATCAATTATCGAACAATATTGGAGAGGAAAAGACGGGGATCTATATCAATATAATCGACCATTAATCAGTCTGAAAGGTGTTTTACCAGAAGCTGAAGAGGTAACACTTAAGTCTGGTCTTGAATTAATTTCTTATTTAGAACGTAATTATTCAGCTGGGCAAGGTCTTGCAAGAATACAGGATATTAAAATAGGTTATCAGTATACGTATAACTCTGATTTATCTTCTGCCATTTTAAACCCAGCATGGTTTATGAAGATAGGTAATGAATGGGAATTGATTAATTTTGAACCGATAAAAGGGGGGGAAGTGGATGCAATGGAGCCAAATTAAAACGTTATTTATCCTTTGCTTTCTCGTCCTTGATGTGTATTTACTTATTCAGTTTTCACAAAAACAAGATAAAGAAGAAAATGATGTATCAAAACAAGAACAAGCAGCAACGATTGAAGAAAATCTTAGAGCAGAGAATATAAAAATTTCAGCTAATCTATCGGGTGAAGATCTAAAAGGTTCTTATATATCCGTTAAGAAACAACTATTTACTGAAGAATCTAGTAAAACGGTCAAGGCAGCAGAAAACCAGGAAACAGCAATCATTGATAAAGAGTTTATCATTTCTAGACTAAAGGAACCTGCTAAAATACAAGAAGACGCAACAGAAGATGAAATAACTGAACTTGTAAAAAGTAAATTAACACTTATTTCTCCTGACAGCTACGTTTTTTGGGATTGGAATAAAGAACTAAATATGTTAGTTTTTTTTCAGAAAAAAAACGACCGTCCTATTTACTTTAATCCAAATGGTATCATTTTTGTATTCCTGAATGATAAAAATGAAATTGACTTTTATACCCAAACGCTACTAGGAGAGGTAGAAGAACAGGAAAGTCAGAAATTGTTATCAAAACCAATCGAGGCAATAAAAGTTTTATTTCAAAGGAATGAATTAAATCCCGACGAAGAAGTAACAAAGGCTGATATCGGATATTACACAAGACTTCCCCTTGAAAATGTAACACAAGTATTTGCACCAACATGGAAAATAACTGTTGATAATGAAATGAATTACTTCGTTAATGCCCTTGAAGGAACTGTATTTTCAAGTAACGATGTTGAATTTCTAATTAAATCAGTGTCAACTATCGTTTCAAAAGTAAATCAGATTGATAAT contains:
- a CDS encoding two-component system regulatory protein YycI yields the protein MQWSQIKTLFILCFLVLDVYLLIQFSQKQDKEENDVSKQEQAATIEENLRAENIKISANLSGEDLKGSYISVKKQLFTEESSKTVKAAENQETAIIDKEFIISRLKEPAKIQEDATEDEITELVKSKLTLISPDSYVFWDWNKELNMLVFFQKKNDRPIYFNPNGIIFVFLNDKNEIDFYTQTLLGEVEEQESQKLLSKPIEAIKVLFQRNELNPDEEVTKADIGYYTRLPLENVTQVFAPTWKITVDNEMNYFVNALEGTVFSSNDVEFLIKSVSTIVSKVNQIDNNPDLKKYLLNQLTNRLEAINRSESE
- a CDS encoding YycH family regulatory protein; translated protein: MKLEMIKSFILTFLVGISLLLTFGLWSYEPNNEPNTGQKLQNVVDIGGQGDLEKQDLIRPSSIIFHANNEHYGFADPGDMLSLYEDIQFWTLYDFQLTQEKEQSLHTEQVEIDFPTAIPMEALRSLLTISNVDSITLPTWSFDQIIITFNQRREILEVHFISENNRQQATALVNNPDKYNKLWAYITEKKGLSELIAFDTGEKSIYIPLNDVTLDRRQYTVDYIDPTKLVSALFPETTLVSESGNYYNDGTRELRVLNNFLSMRFINSALQESEYTRIPVLDLLNFSIRNINDHKGWTGDYKLIKIDPQSNMVRYQMYYEGYPTFSNANLSIIEQYWRGKDGDLYQYNRPLISLKGVLPEAEEVTLKSGLELISYLERNYSAGQGLARIQDIKIGYQYTYNSDLSSAILNPAWFMKIGNEWELINFEPIKGGEVDAMEPN